The segment CCTGAGGTTAATAATAATGTGATGTATGAAATTTTTAAGATGATATGCAATGTATGAAAATAACGTGGGGAATGGCGCCACGGGGGTTACGGTGGGATGATTTTGATGTAGCGGTTACTACTGAGTTATAAAACCATCTATCAGCGtaaacgtagctgtttcgcacgacttggcctcactgcttggcggaggagcaaaacagatattccatttattttaacatggacctccgcaaagtaacgcctgaatctatacaCCATCTATCAGTGTTTAGGTATGTGTAAGTATGATACGGAATAGGTACACTATTGTCTTTTACGTACTTTCATGCAAacattatagtttttattttgatgtgaCAATTTTTTCCGAGTACCTTTTTCTGCTACTtgccttattttattttctgctGTTGTTTGCCATCATATCAGTCATTTTCTACTTTAGCTTCTTTAAATTAGGTAGTTTCTTTATCTAGATTCAATTACTTAAGTAACTGCtataaagtgtaaattttcttcggtctccgcgatacaggcccagagtctagtgcggagtcggccgatgaatctttattgtaacattgttatatttcaaactaattattttattctttattcttatctAGATGTTAGCTTGAAAGAGATGGCTTTTATAGGATTTTATAACATTGCCTATCTatcttagctttgatgagtctCTGTCATGTCTCTGAGTTCCAGTACTGAAACTTTACTACCTACCTAATAGTGCCAAGCACTATTACCTACTGATGAATGTattaagaaatttaaaaataaatctcgTCAAAACGTGACGAAACATAATATGTACGCACTTTCTAGATTGGTGATTGATGATTTTTAGTAGACTTTGGAAGCcattgtgtttaaaaaaattggcaCAACTCTAGTTTTGGGGTTTTGAAGGAACTTGTTTATATTATCAACTAGGGTTTACCCATGGCttcagcagttgaatttaattccgggattttactgtATTCCCGAGGGAATtgcgttataattataatataaactagttgttgcccgtgactccgtccgcgtagaagtatgaaaaatagtttctatcctattctcagacctaatGATTatacacattattttttataaaaatcagtCAAGCTGTTTCAAAGGaatttggtcacaaacacttTCGACCCGAGAAATTTCACCCACCGGTCCCGTGTGAATATGGTATAAAgtaatgtgttattccagatattcacacaaacttacaaactttcgcatttgtattaATAGGATTCTTCAAGCAGacgatcgtaggttcaaacccgggctcaaATTTCCGAGTTTTtcgtttaccacgagctttacggtaaggACAACATCTTGGGGAAACCTACGAAACAATTAAAtggttttatgatttaaattcgggttttgttccgcgtaccttgattttagagaagctcgatatttcggcacagttgcatgcgccatgatcaagAGACGACACGACgagaatttaaatcataaaattagtaatgaccgcgatagtcatTGTGTAATTAAATGGTGTTTCTGAAGTGCCCAATCCGCAAAGGGCCGTCGAGGGAATTTCGCTCCAAGCCTTATTTATCATTTTGAGAAGCCTATGATAgacgtacctatataggctgggatgattatgaATTCTGCATGTTCCATTGGACTTCCACCAATGAGGTCGatggatgacctagttaaagccaGACCAGACCGTTAAACCgatgcaactggaggtctatgggggagacctatgtccaacagtggacgtcctacggctgattatGATAATAATGTTCCAATGCTAAATATTTCGCATGGTTATATTCGGGCGGCTACGCAATAGGCCGTTTTACTTCTAGGCGTAGGTGTTCTAAAAACGTTAAAAGAGCATGTTAAAATAGAAATGTGTGTAGATTTAAGATTAGATCAACATCATATAAGctgcaggacgtccactgttgggcataggcctcccatATGTacccccagttgcttcggttggaagaggcctgcatccaccgtgaacccgcggctttaaccaggtcatccgttaaGATTAGATGCTAGAAGAGTATAGCGGACTCAGGAATTCCCTGCTCAACTTTAGGCCTGACGTCATTTGTGAACTTATAGACGTTGTAGACGTGTACTTTGGATGACAATTCAGTACAGTCAACAGAATGTACTGTCAGCATAAAAATGATTTCTTCCACATACACTAGGAATTCCGTTTTGgaatagtatatatatatagagtAGTTTTCTGTTCGAAGTTTTCTCCGATTCGGAATTTCGTATGGTGGCATGTGCGTTCGAAATTATTccgaattgaaataaacgtacgTGTGTGATGTCTTTACGGCATTCCGACTCGGTTTCGAATCGAAATTCGAACGGAATTCAGATTGTATGTAGCGGCCCTTACAAAAAACATCTTGTTTCAGGTGACTACTCCTTGGATATACGAGACGTGACTCTAGAAGATGACGCCAAATATCAGTGCCAAGTGAGCTCGGGAAAAAATGGTAAGCTTTCAAGGCCATCACACGGCAGAATCCCATTTTAGGACTCCTGACATCCGAGTGACTCCTTGTATCTACTGAGCCGATTTAATAAGTTTATCTTTAGTAGGTATAGCATTCACGTTGCCAAATACATTTTGGTTGCAAGGACctcaaatatataaaatagaCGATGGGTCTATCTCCTAAAcaactttaataatattatctcgaaaattttaaaatttgttttgtttcaggaGAACCGCCCATTCGCTCCCGCTACGCGCAACTCAGTGTGCTCGTGGCGCCAAATCCACCACGCATTATACAGGGTGCATTCATCGACGCTACTGAGGAGCAGCCTGTTGATATCGAGTGCGTGTCGGTTGGCGGGAAGCCTGCTGCGGAGGTACTTTGATGATagcgcattaaaaaaaatagagatgtCCATTGTAGATATAAAACACTCGCCGATCCTGGCATATATCGTTCCAACGTTAAAAACAAATTCtacccttttttattttaatcactCGTCGTCGGGTCGTCAAAAAAATAGCACGGAAAACTGTATTGtggacaaaaaaaaaagtaaaaaaaaaaacactttattttttcaGACAGTCGCTTTGTCCAACTCTACCTAAGAATTTGCAgtgaaattgtaattttaaagatcataatacttttttttaatgacctTCTTTTTATAGATTACGTGGGTCGATGGTAACCAAGCAGTTATCCGAAAACACGTAGAAAATTCTGTGGAGCTGTTACCTGATGGCCAAAGATTTAAAACAAGGTAATGCCCTAATATAAATCTTCTTAGTTTAATAATGTAAGCCGAAGCATAATACAGATAATGATTCctgcatttatttaaaatgttcttcaatttgaaacaataaatgcactaaaaatgaaaaagttgcATCCCCGACTATTCACAGttataagcaatatttttcatattttttgtattaaattaagtGTATATTTGATTTTccatttaaaacataatttacaaCAAACTGGGAAGTATATCGAACTAttcgttttaaaaacaaaacatataatgttttttttagttctgaGCTAACAATCATAAATACTTGGATATATAAGACCATAAGAAGATACActgagttttttatttttgaaaaatcaaacATTTGTGGATAATATTCACGTGAAAAGGCAATACCATAATCAGGCAACATAATAACTGTCACAGGTCAGTTCTGCGGTTGACGCCGAGCAAGGAGCACCACAGACAGACGATCACCTGTCAGGCCCAGAACACGGCCGACCGCGCCGCTAGGATGGCCACCGTCCATATTGAGGTAGGCACCTCGTCTTCACAGCCATAAACTATACCAGAGTCTGATTAACCATGTCGGGGTCCCTAGGCAATGCAAATTCTCGGGGCTCCTTTTCAGCCATTTGAAGATCATCAGCTTTTTTCAAGTTGTCGCAAGAATCACTAACCGGTTTTAGGTTAggaccatatttttttatttcgttcacaaaaaaaaaagtgtccgaTATTTTTGGAAGATCTaacccattttttttattcgactgatggtaagagataaccaccgcctatagacacctgcaacaccagggggattgcagatgcgttgccaacctagaggcctaagatgggatacctcaagtgccagtaatttcaccggctgtcttactctccacgccgaaacacaacaattcAAGCACTGTAGCTATATAATAATTAGCATGTCTTATTGTAACAAAAACAGGTGAAACTATTTTCCCTtgggtacggtcaaggactttaattcatgagccaccttgcaaccatttcacagtaaacgttatatcacattaattaacaaggaaaatcgtcaTGACTTACTTTAATAAGGAAAAGAATGAAGGCATATAAAACCTtgtatataattatttcttatttccCATCTAGGTCCGATACGCGCCCAAAGTGAAAGTGTCCATAAACTCAGGGGACGCCAACGGGAGGTTCCCCGAGGGTTCCGACGCTCGCGTCAAGTGTGAAGTGGATGCCAACCCTAAAGCGCAAGTGTACCGGTGGTACATAAACAACAATCCTGTCGTCGGGGATTATACTGATGAAATGGTGAGTAGAATaagaacataaataataataaattataataatgagattattatttcttaaattGGCATCATTCCGAAAAGTGAAAACCCTTAAACAGCAATCAAAATATTGGACCTTCACGAAAACACAgtcattaaataagtttttggtaaaaatttcattttttatacaagcttttttgctcactgtactttttgttgactgtacttgcattttcacccaagctacatttgcataccaaatttcaagtcgatgctattaactgttgaagagttctgtcctgcggaggcgatcctggctgaactaccaggatgtcactacgagattattatattgtcacgcgatttacataagtattccaaatttcaagtcaatctgactactgaaagttggtcaaatttaacttgcaagatttgattacagatagacagacacaatttaaaggtgaaactaaataaaagcttgtaaaaacaaaatcatcagTATATAAATCAATagtcttaagccgagtttagacttgcaagaaaaatcgtgcaagttgcattacattgcagggctcgattgaccactataaattcgttggctttacggcctcgcaatgtaacgCAGCTTGTACgacttttcttgcaagtctaaactcagctttagATGTCTGATCTATCTATACTACGCAGATTTACTTCTCTACCAGTATACAACAATCAAGAAGATAGTCACACACAAATAACAATCCGAGACGTCATTCACAATGACACAAACGTCACGCAAATAACATAACTTAGTGAGTGTGTTACGTAGTGACGACACTATATAATGTATTTTACTCATAAGATCTCTGTACAGTTACCTATGTTTTgccaaataaaatgattgatttTGCCTGTATCATGAATCGAAAAAACTGACTTCATGTCGAGATCAAAATTCCATGAAAtcaaataagaataataatgtaTATGTAATAATAAGAATGTATTATGTGTATAAATAGATCTGacgaaaaaattcaaattcaaattcaaatcctttattttcatgtaacaaagacacataataataatgaaacaaaacaaaaatataacaaaagtGTACCCTATGCGTTACTTCCAAGATCCAGCTTTTACTTTACAAAGTCCTTACAAATCTCTACGTCCTTTAACGTGAAAGAACAAACACACATGCACACACTCTTTCTCTCTTTCGCCAAGTATATTGATCTCGTTCACACGTTGCTTCATTAAcaattttaatgatttacgGCACCAACGTCATAACGAGTTCAATGTAGAGTATTTTGCGTTTCCGTTACACTAATTATTTTCGTACATGCGCAGTTGTCACTATTCGATGAGTAACACACGCATGATTTTAGTCGCCTAAAAATATCAGATCTTTGCAGCGTCTTTATAATCTAAAAGCCGTTGAGTAACAAACTGATTGATAAACATTATTCTAATTCTGGGATTAGGATCTTGAAATTTTTCACAGGGCTAACTTTACTttagtggctccgaagccgtaacgtttcgcGTGCTCTGCCAACCCCATTTGTGattacaggcgtgatgtttgtgtgtgtgttactttAGCCACTTTTGAAATCGCTAAACGGGTTTGCAGCGACATAACACACGCACACTTTAAATGAAAgacgtcaaataaaaaaaatccactaCCAGTTAAAAGAAAGCTTCAGTATACACTAGATAACACTCTTAACTCTACTTTATGAGCGGTACATGTTCATTTTTCAGTAGAGCGCCTTTTATAGTTTATGCATGAAAGCCAGCATGAATCCGGTGAAATTGTGATATTGCAAAATTTGCAAAGTTAATGCTGTACGGGAATGAATTAAAGTGGTTTTCACTCTTGAAATTATCTCTGCGATATTCTTCTGCACTATTCGAGTTTTTGTGGGAATTGAAGATTGAGCTTTTGAAATGGATTAGGTATTCAAACttggatatttttaaagtcgcGGCCAGAGAAAATTTGGCTAGTTGACGTTTGAAGcaatatcttaaaaattatgtttagtgagttttcaaaagtttataatgaaacgaataaagtttgtaatgtttaattacgaataatttatttcaaacgtatatttaaacaataaattgccataaacggtacagtagcaataaggccgcctattcctcaccttgtaatttttctctgtgtatctgttttctgtatcgcttactatgtattggtaatttgtatttttttgtattgtccAAAACGATACTAGCCATACAAAGTTCCACAAAATGATGACTACctttttgatattaaatataatgacccgtaagttttaatgttttattcgaTTTTTCACGTAATTTAAACTTTGCCGTATAAGTAACCCCCCTTCCTTAGCCCAGTACTAAGGTGGTGGGTGTGATCATAACTCCGTGTGAAAAGTCAGGAAACCATTACTTTGTGGTGTGACATGTAAGTAACATACGTACTGTAGTGGACGGAGGAGTCACTATAGTGATAGAGTTTTGTTGTTAAAATTAGCGtagttattataaattttcGTGTTTATAACCAATAATGCTATTTCTGTCAGTAGATAATCTTCTGTTTcacacccttgcgtccgttcaatattattattcaaaaatggaaaaTGCTGCCACCATTAAATGAACGTAAGCAAGAAGTAATACAGTACCATGTTTGGTACTGAAATGAATTTAAAACTGGCAGTGCTTCTAGTATGgagtaaaaaaactaaaaaagtaagaaaagctaaactaaaactaagagaataaaaaatccaaaaaaatatttgaaggaTAATTACCTTGATAGCCTCTGAAGAGCTGTTTAATGGCGTGTAGGAAGTTATTTATACGACTCAGGCTTCCTATCAGAATGAAAGTGCTTGGACTGTACCTCCCACGCGGGCTTAATGAGGGTTCTCTATCCATACTTCTTTATAATTGTCTTCCCTTCTCCAACAGATCCACCGATCTTTCGAACGAAGCCGATCGACGTGGAGGCGGAGCTTGGCTCCAGCGTGACCCTGAGCTGTGACGTGGACGGTCAGCCCCAACCGGAGATCCGCTGGATCCTGCACGAGCCTGGTCGCATCGGGGTAAGTGGCTACCATGCTAAGGATACATTCGCTTGGAAAGAAGACAATTTTACAGAGCTTGAAGCTACGAGTATGTTTGAAGTTAGAAGCCGTATCGTTTAACGCACTTGTaatcataatttcatttgccattTCTAATAAGATCGCGAGTAATAATACAGCTTGTCAGGCGCCAGATTGCCATGGGTCTTCCAATCTTAGCGATCTTCCGTAGGTGCGAGGGGTGCCTGAGAAGAGTGTCTACCCACTTATGCTTCTTGGCCTATATTCAAGATTGAATGACCAAAAGATGAGAATTATAAGAAACGAATGAGAAACGAAAACGCGTATTGTTTACGCGAAACGTGTACATTGTAATAATTTTTGCGAtgaagatgataatgatgattcaATCAAAACCATAATTACAGAGGAAGATATGgttataaacataattaaagaaaaatgtttaGCCCTAGATGAGAAATTTGCGTTCACTTCTAGTCCTTTTACCtattgttctttattttttgaaaatcgtaGAACTGCAGTTTTTGCTGATTATGCTAATGTTAGCTAAGGACCGATCGTTACCAATTTTATGTGAACGTATAATACTTTCCAGCAGGTTAAGGGAAAGGCTCCAAACTTGAAGATCCAAGTGAAAAACGAAACGGCAGGGAGGTATATTTGCAAGGCTACCGTCGAAGGATACCCTGAAATTGAGAGTGAAGCTACTGTCTTCATAAAAGGTACAAACTCTTTACAtgttggtttattttttaactagcctGGTAAagccactgctgagcaaaggcttctcctcttgatctccacacctCCTGGTCTGGCGCAAAGTCATGCCAATCCCTTGGATACAACTcctttgttactccttcatgctaaaacggctagacgcatttagatgaaatgtgGTACATAGATAGAtgggcatctggaataacacataagctactttttatcccgatattctcacggcataaggataaaatctcgaaattacaaccgctgggcttagagtcatgaaattaagtatgtaggtagctggacgtctggaataacacatacgctaatttttatcccgatattccggcgtgatagggataaaatcttgaaattacaaccgctgggtttagagtgaAATTTTGGAGaattgttcttaacacaatctcaatgaagaccatgatcttgggaattcccaggggaattttataaattccaattgtaactaccagatcgaatagtttaagcgtgcgaagccgcgggtaaactctagtaatactattcattttataacacaACACGTacgatacaatgactctttattgtacaccagaaacaGTAAGTGATAAAGAAAACAGACAATACACAGATAAAAAATGGAATTTGTAGTATAATCAATGGAAGATGTTAATTTGTCAACAGGAACACCAACGATTTTGTCAAATAGGACACAATTTGGATCCGAAGGGGATATAGTAAGGATAGAATGCGCCGCTCTTTCTGTTCCCAAACCCGACGACATCCGATGGTTCTTTGAAGGTCGAGAAATAAATTCCATACAAAATCcggtaagttttaatttatgatgaTAATCAATGCTAAGCCTGTgactatgtaggtacctattgttatTCTGACattgggtaggtcttttaacACTATGGGAAGCAGTCTATTCATTATACACTTTCAAGGTCTTCAATCCAAACATCcttgctaatattattataaatgaggATGTAAACCTGTGTCAGTCAGTTAGCTATTTGAACTGCTGACCCTATTAtagacgaaatttggtatggaaatagtttaagacaaaatatataatgtggAGACTTTCAGGGCGAACACTCTTTTTAGTTCGTTCTTATCATTCAGGTCGAACTTGTTTTCGAGTTGTAGCCCGAGAGAAGCTACAAAATTACTAACCCTTTGAACAAATTCAAACTATTGACGAACTAAATTAAAAATCCTGGATTGCAATGGTTTGAACTATATAATGAAAATAAGGAAGTCAACAAGAGGAAATGCTGGCGCAACCAATCTGACAGAGCAACTGATTTTGATGAGCTCTCTCAGACGGATTGCACCTGATTTGAatatagaactaaaactaaatagTATAAACTAGGAGGCTTTCAAGTAGAAGTTCCAACCAGTTGCCAACACAAACCTTTTGATTTTgatgttgttttcttttttaggaTTACGCGACCTTGGAAGAAACTATGCCTGATGGTATAGTCAAATCGACTTTGGTAATCAGAGCGAGTCAGTCCAAGCATTACGGGCTGTACAACTGTAGTGTCACCAATGAGTATGGAAATGCTAATGCTGCTATCGCTCTTAAACCTCTAAGTAAGTTGATCTACTATCAAAACTACTTTATATATAAAGTACACTATACagttaatataataaagtacctCATTGTTcgttaattttcaatttttttcaaattattttttacttatgatTTGGCCGCTCGGCTCTTCTGTTTTGATTTTACCTCTATCATTATCTACTTGCATCAATTATTTATCTAATTAagcattttcaatttatttaacacTGGCATAAAAACTATTAGTCACATAATAAGTGCATGTAAGTTTAGATTAGGATAGATTTTATTAGTTTCTACAATTACAGGAACTTTACTTTCctctcaatatttttttcttcgtctCTATTCTAGTGTCAAATCTAAGCATATATTATCTTTCCAGAATCTCTACCTCTCTTCATTATCCTAATTGGAGTCACATCTGGCATCATCATATTCTCTGCCTTCATAATTCTCCTGGTAATCTGCAATAGGAGAAGAAGACAAAAGAGCCAGCAAATGAGCGAGAAGCCAGATGTCACTGTGACAACTTGCGATATGTATAACAAGGAGAGCGATAGAAGCTCTAATATTAGCGATTTGAAGTTACAGCTACCTCATGGAGACGGAAGTTATGAGTTGGTAAGAGCTATTTTAgaaattaacaaattattttagtaTCATTGAATTCAATTATTAAGAACTGGTTTTACCTCAAAATCCTTAATTCGATTATCTTGGATTCCTACTCTTTGCAACTCTTAGCATTACAGTTTTTAGACTGATGTGTTCAGGAAGAATGACaggaaaataaaaactaaaagataCATTACGTAAATTTGTTAAGCGCTAAGATTTGCACTACATCTGCAATTCAAAGGAATTCGGAAAAAGTAGCAGGTGTCAGAAAGCAACAGTTACCACTTTGAGTCTGATGACTCACCTTTCTATCTTGTCTAACACTTCATAATCCTCTATTCTATACCGTCATATAATTTGATTTTCAACCTCGAAATAACCACCATTTGTTTTCCAGGACTACACAAGTTCAGACCGTTCGGAATCTAAGCTGCAGTCAGGTCTGCCTTTAGCTGGTCCTGTAACGCTGCCCAGTATAAGACACGATGACCCTCTCATGCAGTTCAGATATAGTAACGACTATTCTGATCCGGCGTACCACGATTCCTATTATAAGGTGCGATATATCTTCTCTTGTTCTTTTTTCCAGTATTATGTTTATCCACGATTGCATTACCATCTGCTGGGCTCTCGTATTATGCCAATTGGTTGTGTTTCTGATCCATGACAAGACTACTATCTTAAATAGAATGCTACATAAAGAagcttatttttactattttaaacaaGCTGAAAACGAGCGACAattcaagaaaaatattttacctaaATTGAGAATGTCATACATTGTTGACTCTGtttcaatgtttttgtttaaaataattgtatagtAGAGTCTAGTTTAGTAATAGCACTCCTGTCAACAATCGTTTGCTATGCAATATGTCATATTGGTGTCGCGTGATTTGTTTTTATCGGAAAAGCTTGTATCTAACAATATTATTGTCATAAACAagtcttttataatatattacatGAAATGaattacttcttttattatGATCTCCAACACTGCTATCACTTTCATTTACATTCTCTAACTCTTTCACATTTTCTTCTTGACCACTACTTACTCCACTTAGTTTTACTTCAGTAACTTAGTTAGTTTCATATtctaattgattttattgtttacaGAATCCCAGTGGCTACGTATATGATTATCCTCATGGCTATACGCCTCCCAACAATTTGAGGGTACAATCACCGACGCAGCTCGATGTACCGGCTGCGAACAGGTAGGTGTATTATGTATGTGTTTGTACTGGTAGGATTAAGAGTTTTAATGGGTAGATTTGTGACTAAATTAAATATAGTAAAAGAAAGTACCCAACATATGATAttgatgaaaatataaaatttgatgAAGAATAAAAATGTTCTTTAGTTAATTTGATAACGTTATTTAAGATATTAAgttctgataaaaaaaactgatagtaaagtaaacttgaaattatgaattttaaaaaatgcgtATTCTGTCGTGTACCTATCGGATGTGAAAGTAACAAACCCTCAGTTTTAGACATACACcactgtatttaaaaataaatttaagttaccTGCAACGTTTCACGTACCACCAACAACGACAGTTTCTCGTAGCAAAACAATATTGTTCCTTGTCCACgcctactagcgccatctactgTCGCGCGCGGAAACTCGCCTACCCGCTCTCGACACAGATTTTTGGAAGCTCTATTCTTGCAAGTCACCGGTCACGAAAAAGCTCACTTTTAATATTGTATCGTACCATCTATGCAATAAATTCATTTGTATCGCACAATAAACGTCTTCCTTGAATTGGAATCCTGAAAGCCACCGAATCCTGCACATAAATGGTCTTCGAGCACGGATAAATAATCAAGCGAAAAAGTCATCTCGTCAAGAAGTCGAATTACCTTACGAAGAGGACTCCAGCACCTTGCCAGCTTTGCAGCAGTGAACGGTCAGGCCTTCATTCCCGTCTATTCCTTTACTAACATTGTGCTTAAAATCGTGCTAAATTTGCGATCACGTTACGCAACTCGCAGTGACTTTGCTACTCACTGTGCTATTTAATCGGTTTACCTACacgtaagtacctaactaaatttcactctactcgtttccaaAATGATTGAGCCTGGTGCAAAATCGAACTTTCCTTCGGGTGCTTCCAAAGATGACCAACTTTTTGAGCTTCGCAAGCAAAGAGGTCATTTGAAAGGACGATTAacgcaatttaaaaaatctatcgATTCCTTTCAAGAAGCTAGTctttctaaatttcaaatatctgAATTAAAACTCAGAATGCAAGCCGCTTCTGAAACTTTTCAAAAATTCAATAATGTACAAAACGAAATTGAAATGCGTAGTGTAGAATCGGAAATGCAACTACATTATGATTATGTCGCAGAGATAGAAGCATTGTATTTTTCTACTATGGCTACTGCTAACTGTTTAATCGAGAGTGCAGAAATGGAGGTTAGCCCCAGGCGAACGAGTTGTCCCCATTCGAATGCAGATAAAATACGTTCTAACATAAAATTACCCGATATAAAATTGCCTATATTCGATGGGTCGTATGATCGTTGgcttgaatttaaaaattcttatgTTACGATGATTCATAACGATTTAGATCTGGATGCAATTCAAAAATTTCACTACTTGCGATCCTCACTTAGCGGTAGTGCATTGAATGTAATAAGTGCATTAGAATTTACGTCTGCTAA is part of the Choristoneura fumiferana chromosome 29, NRCan_CFum_1, whole genome shotgun sequence genome and harbors:
- the LOC141444070 gene encoding irregular chiasm C-roughest protein-like; protein product: MACSVRVRQSGPAGAWPVAICILLLGCRGYAEQRFAMEPQDQSAIIGSRVTLPCRVENKAGELQWTRDDFGLGTNRNLSGYDRYFMIGSDEEGDYSLDIRDVTLEDDAKYQCQVSSGKNGEPPIRSRYAQLSVLVAPNPPRIIQGAFIDATEEQPVDIECVSVGGKPAAEITWVDGNQAVIRKHVENSVELLPDGQRFKTRSVLRLTPSKEHHRQTITCQAQNTADRAARMATVHIEVRYAPKVKVSINSGDANGRFPEGSDARVKCEVDANPKAQVYRWYINNNPVVGDYTDEMIIFCFTPLRPFNIIIQKWKMLPPLNEHPPIFRTKPIDVEAELGSSVTLSCDVDGQPQPEIRWILHEPGRIGQVKGKAPNLKIQVKNETAGRYICKATVEGYPEIESEATVFIKGTPTILSNRTQFGSEGDIVRIECAALSVPKPDDIRWFFEGREINSIQNPDYATLEETMPDGIVKSTLVIRASQSKHYGLYNCSVTNEYGNANAAIALKPLKSLPLFIILIGVTSGIIIFSAFIILLVICNRRRRQKSQQMSEKPDVTVTTCDMYNKESDRSSNISDLKLQLPHGDGSYELDYTSSDRSESKLQSGLPLAGPVTLPSIRHDDPLMQFRYSNDYSDPAYHDSYYKNPSGYVYDYPHGYTPPNNLRVQSPTQLDVPAANRSLQGSLTRSIDTASTLPLSAGNGSQNNSLQRTKKPQDETDAINNLGLPVGGDTPPVYAQKGAPVDLRYVATYGNPYLRNSSLGYPNQVHTAKPASTPAPPPYSAVRSSVVMPTGTHNHPAQGTHV